Proteins found in one Methanospirillum hungatei JF-1 genomic segment:
- a CDS encoding acyl-protein synthetase, whose translation MTVNPNDHLISLIWKYGVYDLTEIERENILLPIIKEQIRNALINPHIRSYYEKVSMNPEDISSLADVPWVPVTMFKEFDLATVPADDIVKILRSSGTTGQQTSKIPLDKITIQNQNRSLSKILAHYLGPKRLIFIVIDHPEINDPAHEFSARTAGVRGLSLYARKTIYLLKKEGDYLTVNPEALEEIRQLDRGIPVYLFGFTWIIWSVCIPYFKKHDIHLHLSGGTLFHGGGWKNLQNIAVGKDFFTMNIRDFFGIPSYRVLDFYGMAEQTGIIFPDCECGYKHVPACAKIIIRNIQTLKPCGEGERGLIEVMSILPNSYYGQALLTEDTGRIIGWDGCPCGRRGVFFEFLNRVERAEIRGCGDTFRVDHGR comes from the coding sequence ATGACTGTAAATCCGAATGATCATCTGATCTCCCTGATATGGAAGTATGGGGTGTATGATCTTACTGAAATTGAGCGAGAGAACATACTCCTTCCCATTATCAAAGAGCAGATCAGGAATGCTCTCATCAATCCACATATACGTTCATATTATGAAAAAGTTTCAATGAACCCGGAAGATATCTCTTCTCTTGCCGATGTCCCCTGGGTGCCGGTAACCATGTTCAAGGAGTTCGACCTCGCAACGGTGCCAGCTGATGATATTGTAAAGATTCTTCGTTCATCCGGAACAACCGGTCAGCAGACGAGTAAAATTCCCTTAGATAAAATTACCATTCAGAATCAGAACAGATCTCTCTCGAAAATTCTAGCACACTATCTCGGCCCGAAGCGTCTGATTTTTATCGTGATAGATCATCCGGAGATAAATGATCCTGCACATGAATTTTCAGCCAGGACTGCCGGAGTAAGGGGTTTGTCTCTCTATGCGAGGAAGACAATTTATCTTTTGAAAAAAGAAGGGGATTATCTTACTGTTAACCCCGAGGCTCTTGAAGAAATCAGGCAGCTCGATCGGGGTATACCGGTTTATCTGTTTGGTTTTACCTGGATTATCTGGTCGGTGTGCATACCGTATTTCAAGAAACATGATATCCATCTTCATCTTTCCGGAGGGACCCTGTTTCATGGCGGAGGATGGAAAAACCTTCAGAATATTGCTGTCGGGAAGGATTTTTTTACCATGAATATACGTGATTTTTTTGGAATACCTTCATACCGGGTTTTGGATTTCTATGGGATGGCAGAACAGACCGGGATCATCTTTCCTGATTGTGAGTGCGGATATAAGCACGTCCCAGCCTGTGCGAAGATCATTATCCGGAATATTCAGACATTAAAGCCTTGTGGGGAAGGAGAGCGCGGACTTATAGAAGTAATGAGTATTCTTCCCAATAGTTATTATGGGCAGGCTCTTTTGACTGAAGATACCGGGAGAATTATCGGGTGGGATGGATGCCCCTGTGGAAGAAGGGGTGTGTTTTTTGAATTTTTAAACCGGGTCGAACGTGCAGAAATACGGGGATGCGGGGATACCTTCCGGGTGGATCATGGAAGATAA
- a CDS encoding class I adenylate-forming enzyme family protein — MNFIDFLFEHTKDSDKSLILSGDKSCSYRDIWCSILRISVWIQNSIGTNSRIGILADNSTFFIQAYAGIIHSGNTAVVIDTKSSPKDIEQIITRCSIQIVFADQKYESLLAGVKVLSSQPVDITHSDMSFHSHIPKDECAVIIFTSGSTGVKKGVMLTHKNLIANTNSILQYLNLSSDDRMMVVLPFFYCYGASLLHTHIRVGGSLVLNQSPFLGGALKGIHEFQCTGFAGVPSTFLILVQKTPFLTMRFPSLRYLTQAGGHLACSVIHEIARTFADKKFFVMYGATEATARLSYLPPEFLFKKPDSIGKGIPGVTLEVRGKDGKKVKPGEVGEIVAAGDNIMAGYLEDPDETAKVIKDGWYYTGDLATVDEEGFIYIIGRKGTFIKSAGFRVSPQEIEDVIMQVEYVGVCVVFGIPHPILGEAIVACIQSDYDSESLISEVKKHCAGHLPSHKQPTDILVLQNLPLNSSGKPDRDAIKRLYSSYDCKSE, encoded by the coding sequence ATGAATTTTATCGATTTCTTATTTGAACATACAAAGGATTCAGATAAATCTCTTATTTTATCCGGGGACAAGTCTTGTTCATATCGTGACATCTGGTGTTCTATACTCCGAATATCTGTATGGATACAGAATTCCATTGGAACGAATAGTCGGATTGGAATCCTTGCAGATAACTCTACTTTTTTTATCCAGGCATATGCAGGAATAATTCATTCAGGAAATACTGCTGTCGTAATTGATACAAAGAGTTCTCCAAAAGATATCGAACAGATAATTACCCGATGTTCTATTCAGATTGTTTTCGCGGATCAGAAATATGAATCATTGCTGGCCGGAGTAAAGGTACTCTCTTCTCAACCCGTCGATATCACTCATAGTGATATGTCTTTTCATTCCCATATTCCAAAGGATGAATGTGCAGTAATCATTTTTACCTCAGGAAGTACCGGGGTCAAAAAAGGGGTAATGTTGACTCATAAAAATCTCATTGCAAACACCAATTCAATTCTTCAATACCTGAATCTCTCTTCAGATGACCGGATGATGGTTGTTCTACCTTTCTTTTATTGTTATGGTGCGTCACTTCTTCATACTCACATACGGGTTGGGGGTAGTCTCGTTCTTAATCAGTCTCCATTTCTGGGAGGAGCGTTAAAAGGAATACATGAGTTTCAATGTACCGGATTTGCTGGTGTTCCGAGTACCTTTTTAATCCTGGTTCAAAAAACCCCTTTTCTCACAATGAGGTTTCCAAGCCTTCGATATTTAACCCAGGCCGGAGGACATCTCGCCTGTTCAGTGATTCATGAAATTGCCAGAACCTTTGCTGATAAAAAATTTTTTGTGATGTATGGAGCAACGGAGGCAACGGCCCGATTATCATATCTTCCTCCTGAGTTCCTGTTTAAAAAACCTGATTCTATCGGGAAAGGGATTCCCGGGGTTACTCTTGAGGTCCGTGGTAAGGATGGCAAAAAAGTCAAACCCGGTGAAGTAGGTGAGATTGTCGCAGCCGGGGATAATATCATGGCCGGGTATCTGGAGGATCCGGATGAGACTGCCAAGGTTATCAAAGATGGGTGGTATTATACCGGAGATCTTGCGACTGTTGATGAAGAAGGGTTTATTTATATAATCGGAAGGAAAGGTACTTTTATTAAATCTGCAGGTTTTCGGGTATCACCGCAGGAGATTGAAGACGTAATAATGCAGGTTGAATATGTAGGTGTATGTGTGGTGTTTGGTATTCCTCATCCGATTCTGGGAGAAGCAATAGTTGCCTGTATTCAATCGGATTATGATAGTGAATCCCTAATATCTGAGGTAAAAAAACACTGTGCTGGTCATCTTCCCTCCCATAAACAACCGACAGATATATTAGTCCTTCAAAATCTTCCTTTGAATTCATCTGGAAAGCCTGATAGGGACGCCATTAAAAGACTTTACTCTTCATATGACTGTAAATCCGAATGA
- a CDS encoding acyl carrier protein, whose amino-acid sequence MHEEKIKKIFAQAFEIPEEEVHDDIAYNSYQPWDSLKHLQLVSMLEEELGIEFEMDDIIDMSSYKKVREIVLKYLT is encoded by the coding sequence ATGCATGAAGAAAAAATTAAAAAAATATTTGCTCAAGCATTTGAAATTCCTGAAGAAGAAGTACATGATGACATTGCTTATAATTCCTATCAACCATGGGATTCTCTCAAACACCTTCAATTAGTGTCCATGTTGGAAGAAGAACTGGGTATTGAGTTTGAGATGGATGACATTATTGATATGAGTTCTTATAAGAAAGTCCGTGAAATTGTATTAAAATATCTTACATAA
- the acpS gene encoding holo-ACP synthase, with amino-acid sequence MLNNNFRIPKFSIGIDMELIERFEKISLESHSNLLRRIFTQNELDYCFSKIDPAQSLCGRFCAKEAIIKAFSSLDQTVISFTDIEILHVDKKGPKAIIIGKQFSTDFLDRVEIKISISHTAQAAVSNALVVYWCDM; translated from the coding sequence ATGCTCAACAATAATTTCAGAATACCAAAATTTTCTATTGGTATTGATATGGAATTGATTGAAAGGTTTGAAAAAATTTCTCTCGAATCACATAGTAACTTATTAAGACGAATTTTCACACAGAATGAACTGGATTATTGTTTTTCTAAAATAGATCCTGCACAGAGTTTATGTGGGCGTTTTTGTGCTAAAGAAGCGATAATCAAAGCTTTTTCATCACTTGATCAAACGGTCATCTCTTTTACAGATATTGAGATATTGCATGTGGATAAAAAAGGTCCGAAGGCGATCATTATAGGTAAACAGTTTTCAACAGATTTTTTAGACCGGGTTGAGATAAAGATAAGTATCTCACATACTGCTCAGGCAGCAGTCAGTAATGCATTGGTTGTGTATTGGTGTGATATGTGA
- a CDS encoding glycosyltransferase family 2 protein, translating into MYRNKKIGVVIPAYKEELLIVPTLESVPDFVDRVYAVNDASPDRTGSLIDSYAERDSRVVPIHHQKNKGVGGAIISGYKEALSDGMDIVAVMAGDNQMDPTFLPELLDPVVEGVVDYSVGNRLVNEKFRQGMSKWRFVGNSVLTLLTKIASGYWQLMDPQNGYTAISRRALETISLDEIYPGYGYCNDLLVWLNTFGFRVRNVPHPARYGLERSKIKYSTYIVRLSWLLLNAFIWRMKTKYIVLSFHPLVFFYCAGVFFTFISFLFGLYALWFKFIMNNSIFVPAVVSVIVFGIGVQFLLSAMMFDMQEENKGVWY; encoded by the coding sequence ATGTATCGAAATAAAAAAATCGGTGTTGTTATTCCTGCATACAAAGAGGAATTGCTTATTGTGCCTACTCTGGAGTCTGTTCCGGATTTCGTTGACCGGGTGTATGCTGTGAATGATGCATCACCAGATCGGACCGGATCTCTCATCGATTCATATGCGGAGAGGGACAGCCGGGTGGTCCCCATCCATCATCAAAAAAACAAAGGGGTAGGGGGTGCAATCATCTCCGGATATAAAGAAGCCCTTTCTGATGGGATGGATATTGTTGCGGTGATGGCTGGGGACAATCAGATGGATCCAACTTTCCTTCCTGAACTCCTGGATCCAGTGGTTGAGGGTGTTGTGGATTACTCGGTTGGGAACCGGTTAGTAAATGAGAAGTTCAGGCAGGGAATGTCAAAGTGGCGGTTTGTCGGGAACTCTGTTTTGACATTACTGACGAAAATTGCGTCTGGATACTGGCAATTAATGGATCCCCAAAATGGGTACACGGCGATTTCGCGTCGTGCTCTGGAGACAATTTCATTAGATGAAATCTATCCTGGTTACGGATACTGTAATGATCTTCTGGTCTGGCTGAATACGTTTGGATTCAGGGTCCGAAATGTTCCTCATCCTGCAAGGTATGGTTTAGAACGATCAAAAATAAAGTATTCAACGTATATTGTCCGTTTATCCTGGTTATTATTGAATGCGTTTATCTGGCGGATGAAGACGAAATATATTGTATTATCATTTCATCCACTCGTGTTTTTTTATTGTGCAGGTGTATTTTTTACGTTTATTTCGTTTTTGTTTGGTTTGTATGCACTATGGTTTAAGTTTATAATGAATAATTCGATATTTGTTCCGGCGGTTGTTTCGGTGATAGTGTTTGGGATTGGGGTGCAGTTTTTACTTTCCGCAATGATGTTTGATATGCAGGAGGAGAATAAAGGGGTGTGGTATTGA
- a CDS encoding acylphosphatase produces MKRVKIISKGYVQGVGYREHVRNATFRKNISGYVQYLESDDVEIIAEGQESDLRNFIKEINVSEYPIDVQDMNVTWQEPTGDLKKFEIIRGDKDQELFELIDVAVTRLCRVFENTSMNQEK; encoded by the coding sequence ATGAAACGGGTAAAAATTATCTCCAAAGGTTACGTTCAGGGTGTAGGATATCGGGAGCATGTCCGAAATGCTACCTTCAGGAAGAACATATCAGGTTATGTTCAATATCTTGAGTCAGACGACGTTGAAATAATCGCAGAGGGACAAGAGAGTGATCTTAGAAACTTTATTAAGGAGATCAATGTGAGTGAATACCCGATTGATGTCCAAGATATGAACGTCACCTGGCAGGAACCAACAGGAGATTTAAAAAAGTTCGAAATAATCCGTGGTGATAAAGACCAGGAGTTATTTGAATTAATAGATGTGGCTGTAACACGCCTCTGCCGAGTATTTGAAAATACATCAATGAACCAGGAAAAGTAG
- a CDS encoding ATP-binding protein codes for MVQKRIPYGISNFRTIIEEGYVYVDKTPFIRLLEENPAPYVFFLRPRRFGKSLFVSLLENYYDINQCDSFSSLFSGTDIGKNPTSKHNSYYILSFNFSALTTSSEDSLFASISARTKQSLVRFIELYHLDFIPDFSGYPADMLADFFSRLPSEMRGRVFVLIDEYDHFANELLSFDLDLFQDTLSRQGFIRKWYEALKIGTQEFVGRIFATGVSPVTLDSLTSGFNIADDLTRNPVFHEMMGFTEQEIRSLIGQILPADMYTPDLVRTLREYYNGYLFSEDADVRLFNSDMILYYIKSYLARHKPPEKLLDMNIASDYGKIDRLMRLKSPEQNIAVLQEILDAGCVTARLTDQFSMERRFTPDDFKSLLFYLGFLTIRDNMPGRVSLQIPNFVIRGIYSDFFLDVISRKAEYHPDTGSILHAIEEIAWEGRCDKLVVLVEELLHSFSNRDYIGFDEKYIKIIIFTFAQMSNLYLVKSEYEVPDGYIDIALLAREPWNPDYNAFFELKYLKMKDACEERVQEVLNDGIMQLKKYSAPPELAGLKNLKKWVLVFTGDRCVRIHEVE; via the coding sequence ATGGTGCAAAAAAGGATCCCCTATGGTATCAGTAATTTCAGGACTATCATAGAAGAGGGATATGTATATGTAGATAAAACTCCTTTTATCCGTCTTCTTGAGGAGAATCCTGCTCCATATGTATTTTTCCTTCGCCCCAGACGGTTTGGAAAAAGCCTCTTTGTCTCTTTGTTAGAAAACTACTATGATATCAATCAATGCGATAGTTTTTCTTCGCTCTTCTCAGGGACCGATATCGGAAAAAACCCAACATCGAAACATAACTCCTACTATATCTTAAGTTTTAACTTTTCTGCGTTAACGACCAGCTCTGAGGATTCCCTCTTTGCCAGTATCTCTGCCAGGACAAAGCAGTCTCTGGTTCGATTTATTGAACTGTATCATCTTGATTTCATACCGGACTTCTCCGGTTATCCGGCAGATATGCTTGCCGATTTTTTTTCACGATTACCTTCAGAAATGAGGGGGCGGGTTTTTGTCCTCATTGATGAGTATGATCATTTTGCAAATGAACTTCTCAGTTTTGATCTGGATCTCTTTCAGGATACCTTAAGCAGGCAGGGCTTTATAAGGAAATGGTATGAAGCTCTTAAGATCGGGACACAAGAATTTGTAGGAAGAATTTTTGCAACCGGGGTTTCTCCGGTAACCCTTGATAGTCTTACATCCGGGTTTAATATTGCAGATGACCTTACCAGAAATCCGGTCTTCCATGAGATGATGGGGTTTACTGAACAGGAAATCAGGAGCCTCATCGGACAGATCTTACCTGCTGATATGTATACTCCTGACCTGGTCAGAACGCTGCGTGAGTATTATAATGGGTACCTGTTCTCGGAAGATGCAGATGTCCGGCTTTTTAACAGTGATATGATCCTCTATTATATCAAAAGTTATCTTGCACGGCACAAACCCCCGGAAAAACTACTGGATATGAATATTGCCAGTGATTATGGTAAGATAGACCGGCTTATGAGACTGAAATCCCCTGAACAAAATATTGCTGTATTGCAGGAGATTCTTGATGCCGGGTGTGTTACTGCACGGCTGACCGATCAGTTCTCCATGGAGAGAAGGTTTACTCCGGATGACTTTAAATCCCTCCTTTTCTACCTAGGGTTTCTGACAATCAGGGATAATATGCCGGGGAGGGTAAGTCTTCAGATCCCGAATTTTGTTATCCGGGGGATATATTCAGATTTTTTCCTGGATGTCATCTCACGAAAAGCAGAGTACCACCCGGATACCGGGTCAATATTGCATGCAATCGAAGAGATCGCATGGGAGGGAAGGTGTGACAAACTGGTTGTCCTCGTAGAAGAACTGCTTCATTCATTTTCAAACCGGGATTATATCGGATTTGATGAGAAATATATCAAGATCATTATTTTTACCTTCGCTCAAATGAGTAACCTCTACCTGGTCAAGTCAGAATATGAGGTGCCGGATGGATATATCGACATTGCTCTGTTGGCACGGGAGCCCTGGAATCCTGATTACAATGCCTTTTTCGAGCTCAAGTACCTGAAAATGAAAGATGCATGTGAGGAGAGGGTTCAGGAGGTTTTGAATGATGGAATCATGCAGCTCAAAAAGTATTCAGCACCCCCTGAACTTGCGGGGCTTAAGAACCTGAAGAAATGGGTATTGGTGTTTACCGGGGATCGATGTGTCCGGATACATGAGGTGGAGTGA
- a CDS encoding acylphosphatase has protein sequence MDLIRSRYIIHGDVQRVGYRDVVQKLAIKNGIKGEVRNLEDLDVQIIAEGTKEAISHFSNIIYIQDFPINVESIETREEPYTGEFRTFKIIRGDTGEEMAERMDTAIQHLNLIGKYSKTAADNSTTLIEMMHTSLDKQDRMLEKQDQMLQKQDQMLEKQDQMIGKQDDMISVQHETVDEIKGLRKDSKSYLEKEFSEIHKRLHSIENALNDAGIKIH, from the coding sequence ATGGATCTCATTCGCTCCAGATATATCATTCATGGAGATGTCCAGCGTGTCGGATATCGTGATGTTGTTCAGAAACTGGCTATAAAAAATGGTATTAAAGGAGAAGTAAGGAATCTCGAAGATCTTGACGTTCAGATCATTGCAGAAGGAACAAAAGAAGCAATATCCCACTTTTCGAATATAATATATATACAGGATTTTCCAATCAACGTCGAATCGATTGAAACACGGGAAGAACCATACACCGGGGAGTTTCGAACGTTCAAGATAATCAGGGGTGACACGGGTGAAGAGATGGCTGAACGGATGGATACCGCAATCCAACACCTTAATCTTATTGGTAAATACAGTAAGACCGCAGCTGATAATTCAACAACATTGATAGAGATGATGCATACCTCTCTGGATAAACAGGATCGGATGCTTGAAAAACAGGACCAGATGTTGCAAAAACAAGACCAGATGCTTGAAAAACAAGACCAAATGATTGGGAAACAGGATGACATGATCTCTGTCCAGCATGAAACCGTCGATGAGATCAAAGGCCTTCGAAAAGACTCCAAATCGTATCTTGAGAAAGAATTTTCAGAGATCCACAAAAGGCTTCATTCTATAGAAAACGCCCTTAATGACGCCGGAATAAAAATCCATTGA
- a CDS encoding ATP-binding protein, producing the protein MARTLLPIGIQSFEKIRREGYVYVDKTPFILDLVQRGSYYFLSRPRRFGKSLFVDTLDCAFSGKAYLFEGLALTKPDSIWDFTRASPVLRIDFSGGTIRSADDLTGRLHRIIDLWEEEFNVKRTEGSPGERLVYLVPRIAEVTGKHVVILVDEYDKPILDNLEKPDLSLELRDLLRDFYGAIKPLDVHLRFVFLTGVSKFSKTGIFSGLNNLKDITLDRRYSSICGYTESDVREMFGSLMAAYDSDLVASWYNGYSWAGESVYNPFDILLFLDEGTIRPYWFETGTPGFLVKILAETPRSLPDLDTLITGEELLGSFQIDDIKPETLLFQAGYLTIKDVTHIGEKAFYRLGFPNLEVKSAFSSLMLEVLTKNSGTSIIQRNLDRVMSTGDADNLREVFYSFFASIPHEWYRKNQLSGFEGYYASVVYAYFASLGYQVIAEDTTNRGRIDLTVITKNSIWVFEFKVQSSDGNKGKSPLAQIQEKRYAEKYRADGRPVVEVGVVFDPETRNIVSWETGR; encoded by the coding sequence ATGGCCAGAACTCTCCTCCCTATCGGTATCCAGTCCTTTGAAAAAATCCGTCGTGAGGGGTATGTATATGTGGATAAAACCCCGTTCATCCTTGATCTGGTTCAGAGGGGGTCATATTACTTTCTTTCAAGGCCACGCCGGTTTGGAAAAAGCCTGTTTGTCGATACGCTTGATTGTGCCTTTTCAGGGAAGGCTTACCTGTTTGAGGGTCTTGCACTGACAAAGCCGGATTCGATATGGGACTTTACAAGGGCCTCACCAGTTCTGCGGATTGATTTCTCCGGGGGCACGATCAGATCTGCAGATGACCTGACCGGCAGATTACACCGGATTATTGATCTGTGGGAAGAAGAGTTCAACGTAAAAAGAACAGAGGGATCGCCTGGAGAACGACTGGTATATCTTGTTCCCCGGATTGCCGAAGTGACTGGAAAACACGTGGTCATCCTTGTTGATGAGTATGACAAGCCGATCCTGGATAATCTGGAAAAACCTGATCTTTCTCTTGAGCTCCGGGACCTGCTCCGGGATTTTTATGGTGCTATAAAACCGCTGGATGTACACCTTCGGTTTGTTTTTCTGACCGGAGTCTCAAAGTTCAGTAAGACAGGTATCTTTTCAGGTCTGAATAATCTGAAAGATATCACCCTTGACCGGCGGTACTCATCCATCTGTGGGTATACTGAGTCTGATGTCCGGGAGATGTTTGGTTCCCTGATGGCAGCGTATGATTCGGATCTTGTTGCCAGCTGGTATAATGGCTATTCATGGGCGGGTGAGTCGGTATACAATCCGTTTGATATTCTTCTCTTCCTGGACGAGGGAACAATTCGTCCATATTGGTTTGAAACGGGAACCCCGGGATTTCTTGTAAAAATACTTGCTGAAACCCCCCGTTCCCTTCCTGATCTTGACACGCTGATTACCGGAGAAGAGCTCCTTGGTTCATTCCAGATAGATGACATAAAACCTGAAACACTGCTTTTTCAGGCAGGGTACCTGACGATAAAAGATGTTACCCATATTGGAGAAAAGGCATTCTATCGCTTAGGATTTCCAAACCTGGAAGTGAAAAGTGCCTTCTCCTCTCTCATGCTGGAGGTGCTTACGAAAAACTCCGGGACCAGTATTATACAGAGAAATCTGGATCGTGTCATGAGCACTGGTGATGCGGATAACCTTCGGGAAGTATTTTACTCATTCTTTGCCTCCATACCTCATGAGTGGTATCGAAAAAACCAGTTATCCGGTTTTGAGGGGTACTATGCAAGTGTTGTATATGCCTACTTTGCAAGTCTCGGGTACCAGGTTATTGCAGAGGACACAACAAACCGTGGCAGAATTGATCTTACCGTCATAACAAAGAATTCCATCTGGGTTTTTGAATTTAAGGTTCAGTCATCTGATGGAAACAAGGGAAAGAGTCCTCTTGCACAGATTCAGGAGAAAAGGTATGCAGAAAAGTACCGGGCTGATGGGCGGCCGGTTGTTGAAGTCGGGGTGGTTTTTGATCCTGAAACGAGAAATATTGTTTCATGGGAGACGGGGCGGTGA
- a CDS encoding PAS domain-containing response regulator, translating to MPVSVLYVDDELPHLMLAQEYLGASGKVTLTCVSSGKEAIDALRTGKFDVIVSDYLMQDMDGIQLLKYVRANYESTPFILFTGKGKEDIVISALNSGADYYIRKGSDPVVQFSELEQRILQAYEGHHVKEELAAREQLYHSVLTVQTELFVDILPDLTIIRANDSYGALYAMPATDLIGKKFFHDISDEDRAGLVETVRSLTPENPSTDLETVVTYPDGKKSEILWHIEGVFSSDGMVVSAKATGRDTSQAEMAREVLQQSEQKYQQTMTDVPQHIGDFDENVPLNFIIENTHPLGNWLLPELVREMKAQKAYGIAATAGAEGFRAFLIFMKGEPEGGIYIDRSGVLYGDRSVLFLKNSQNFTFYPTEPEIANRFVTGCRIYDKSHLRVPASNPIPEISSVRKGIGNIIINLVRGGMPVAGLRVTIKSGGKIVGNDVTSQQGQTTFQLLYGQYTGVIHNETGILRSFSFTVDKPELIHTVDLS from the coding sequence ATGCCCGTTTCAGTCCTGTATGTAGATGATGAACTTCCGCATCTGATGCTTGCCCAGGAGTATCTTGGTGCCTCTGGAAAAGTCACCTTAACCTGCGTTTCTTCAGGAAAAGAGGCAATAGATGCGTTGCGAACCGGGAAGTTCGATGTTATCGTATCTGACTATCTGATGCAGGATATGGACGGGATACAACTCCTCAAGTATGTACGGGCTAACTATGAGAGTACCCCGTTTATCCTCTTTACCGGCAAAGGAAAGGAAGATATCGTCATTTCTGCCCTGAACAGCGGCGCAGATTACTACATCAGAAAAGGAAGTGATCCGGTTGTTCAGTTCAGTGAACTTGAACAGCGGATCCTGCAGGCATATGAAGGACATCATGTAAAAGAAGAACTTGCTGCCCGTGAACAACTTTATCACTCCGTCCTGACCGTTCAGACTGAACTCTTTGTTGACATCCTCCCTGACCTTACCATCATCAGAGCAAATGACTCCTACGGTGCCCTCTATGCCATGCCTGCGACCGATCTCATCGGAAAAAAGTTTTTCCATGACATATCTGATGAAGACCGGGCAGGACTTGTTGAAACGGTCCGGTCCCTGACACCAGAAAACCCGTCAACCGATCTTGAGACGGTAGTCACCTATCCGGACGGAAAAAAGAGCGAGATCCTCTGGCATATTGAAGGTGTATTCAGCTCTGACGGAATGGTCGTCAGTGCCAAGGCAACCGGGCGGGACACCAGCCAGGCAGAGATGGCACGTGAGGTCCTGCAGCAGTCTGAACAGAAATACCAGCAGACCATGACCGATGTCCCCCAGCATATCGGTGACTTTGATGAGAATGTTCCATTGAACTTTATCATCGAAAACACACATCCCCTGGGTAACTGGCTGCTTCCAGAACTGGTCAGGGAGATGAAAGCCCAAAAAGCCTATGGTATCGCAGCGACAGCAGGGGCGGAAGGTTTTCGGGCATTTCTCATCTTTATGAAGGGGGAACCGGAAGGGGGCATATATATTGACCGGTCCGGGGTTCTGTATGGTGACCGGAGTGTCCTGTTCCTGAAAAACAGCCAGAACTTCACCTTCTATCCGACTGAACCTGAGATCGCGAACAGGTTTGTAACCGGCTGCCGCATCTATGATAAAAGTCATCTCCGGGTCCCGGCATCAAACCCCATCCCCGAGATCTCCTCAGTCAGAAAAGGGATTGGAAATATCATCATCAACCTGGTAAGAGGCGGAATGCCTGTAGCCGGTCTGCGGGTTACAATCAAGAGCGGAGGCAAGATTGTCGGCAATGATGTCACCTCTCAGCAGGGCCAGACTACATTCCAGTTACTCTACGGCCAGTATACCGGGGTAATCCACAACGAAACTGGTATTCTCCGGTCCTTCTCTTTTACGGTTGATAAACCTGAACTCATCCACACAGTCGATCTCTCCTGA